The following proteins come from a genomic window of Proteiniphilum propionicum:
- the pgeF gene encoding peptidoglycan editing factor PgeF produces the protein MKPHPHNKNLLQFDLFESEKSIVHFTTTRIGGVSNGTYSSFNMGNFSDDNPINIYENRQILARMFYMDLSRFIVPHQTHGTRVLKVDRQFLDMDNADAIEIMYGVDATITKEKELFLCVTTADCVPILLYDRKKEVIAAIHAGWRGTAGRIVEKTIVEMGKQYGSSAEDMIAGIGPAISAVHYEVGDEVTDKFIRNGFNLSDQTFFYRKNSTSKYHIDLKEINRRELLRLGVPEEGIEKSNLCTFEKQELFFSARRQTVHSGRMLTGIMMKR, from the coding sequence ATGAAACCGCATCCGCATAATAAAAATTTACTGCAGTTCGATCTGTTTGAAAGTGAAAAGAGTATTGTTCACTTCACCACTACACGGATTGGGGGAGTAAGTAACGGCACCTATTCTTCTTTCAATATGGGTAATTTTTCGGATGATAATCCCATAAATATCTATGAAAACAGGCAGATTCTTGCCCGTATGTTTTACATGGATCTTTCACGGTTTATTGTTCCTCATCAAACACACGGCACAAGGGTCTTAAAAGTGGACAGACAGTTTTTAGATATGGATAATGCAGATGCTATTGAAATTATGTATGGCGTTGATGCCACTATAACTAAAGAAAAGGAACTTTTTCTCTGTGTCACAACTGCTGATTGTGTGCCGATACTGCTTTATGACAGAAAAAAGGAGGTTATTGCTGCTATTCATGCCGGGTGGAGAGGTACGGCCGGACGGATTGTTGAGAAAACAATCGTAGAGATGGGTAAGCAATATGGATCTTCGGCAGAAGATATGATAGCCGGCATTGGCCCTGCAATATCTGCTGTTCACTACGAGGTAGGGGATGAGGTGACAGATAAATTTATCAGAAACGGGTTCAATCTTTCCGATCAGACCTTTTTTTACAGGAAAAATTCCACTTCCAAATATCATATCGATTTGAAAGAGATAAATAGACGGGAACTTTTGAGGCTTGGTGTTCCCGAAGAAGGGATTGAGAAAAGCAATTTGTGCACATTCGAAAAACAGGAGCTGTTCTTTTCTGCACGAAGGCAGACTGTTCATTCAGGCAGAATGCTTACGGGAATAATGATGAAGAGGTGA
- a CDS encoding superoxide dismutase, translating to MKFEKVALPYATDALEPVISKQTIELHYGKHHQAYVDNLNKLTVGTKFEKSDLETVVKESDGAIFNNAGQVLNHNLYFTSFKKDGGGEPKGKLADAISEQFGSFDKFEEEFNAAGASLFGSGWVWLAKDGSGKLSIEKESNAGNPITKGLTPILGFDVWEHSYYLDYQNRRADHLKELWKVIDWDVVSARY from the coding sequence ATGAAATTTGAAAAAGTAGCTTTGCCCTACGCAACCGATGCATTGGAACCAGTTATCAGCAAACAAACAATTGAACTCCACTATGGTAAACACCATCAGGCTTATGTGGACAATTTGAATAAACTGACAGTTGGGACAAAATTCGAAAAGTCCGATCTTGAAACTGTCGTGAAAGAAAGCGACGGAGCCATATTCAACAACGCGGGACAAGTTTTAAACCATAATCTCTACTTTACATCATTTAAAAAAGATGGTGGCGGAGAGCCCAAAGGTAAACTGGCTGATGCTATCAGTGAACAATTCGGTTCATTTGATAAATTCGAGGAAGAGTTCAATGCCGCCGGGGCTTCCCTGTTCGGTTCAGGATGGGTGTGGCTGGCAAAAGACGGGAGCGGTAAACTTTCTATAGAAAAAGAGAGCAATGCCGGCAATCCTATAACAAAGGGATTAACTCCTATTTTGGGATTCGATGTATGGGAACATTCATACTATCTCGACTACCAAAATCGCCGCGCAGATCATCTGAAGGAATTATGGAAGGTTATAGACTGGGACGTTGTTAGCGCACGTTATTAA
- the ftsH gene encoding ATP-dependent zinc metalloprotease FtsH, protein MSNTNNNKQDKQPTLRPKIGGPNNSNRPFNPYWIYAAILAILMGMWFFGQDNTVKEVKWSEFQQYVRDNRVKSVVVFSNKETAEAVIREESASFIFGNDASKLGKTPSIKVNVPSTDAVSEFIDKIKDEKNYEIEVRYDTTSEFWGILITFAPFILLIVFWVWMMRRMQGGAGGGSGVFSVGKSKAQLFDKDSSQKVTFKDVAGLSEAKEEIQEIVEFLKNPNNYTNLGGKIPKGALLVGPPGTGKTLLAKAVAGEANVPFFSISGSDFVEMFVGVGASRVRDLFRQAKEKAPCIVFIDEIDAVGRARGKNTNFGSNDERENTLNQLLTEMDGFGSNSGVIILAATNRADVLDKALLRAGRFDRQIYVELPDLNERKDIFKVHLRPIKIDESVDIEFLSRQTPGFSGADIANVCNEAALIAARKKKKYVQKEDFMNAVDRIVGGLEKKNKIITQNEKKSIAIHEAGHATLSWFLEHANPLVKVTIVPRGKALGAAWYLPEERQITTKEQMLDEICSLLGGRAAEELFIGQISSGAMNDLERVTKQAYAMVTYLGMSDKLPNLSYYDSSGQEYMFSKPYSDETAKLIDAEVKSMIAEQYARAKQILSDKSNGHGQLANILLEKEIIYAEDLEHIFGKRQWVSRSQEIFENKKETEEEPVPQSKPVGSGDIASIESH, encoded by the coding sequence ATGAGTAATACAAACAATAACAAACAAGATAAGCAGCCTACACTACGTCCAAAGATTGGCGGGCCTAATAATTCTAATAGGCCGTTTAATCCGTATTGGATTTACGCCGCGATACTTGCCATACTAATGGGTATGTGGTTCTTCGGGCAGGACAATACAGTAAAAGAGGTTAAATGGTCGGAATTCCAGCAATATGTCAGAGACAACCGTGTGAAAAGTGTGGTTGTATTCAGCAATAAAGAGACCGCCGAGGCTGTCATACGGGAGGAGTCTGCAAGCTTTATCTTTGGGAATGACGCCAGCAAGCTGGGCAAAACTCCTTCTATCAAGGTAAATGTGCCCTCAACAGACGCAGTGTCGGAGTTTATCGATAAAATAAAAGATGAAAAAAATTACGAGATTGAAGTTCGTTACGACACCACATCCGAATTTTGGGGAATACTTATCACTTTTGCCCCATTTATTCTTCTAATAGTGTTCTGGGTATGGATGATGCGCAGAATGCAGGGAGGGGCAGGTGGAGGCAGCGGCGTTTTTAGTGTGGGAAAATCCAAAGCACAGCTTTTCGATAAAGATTCGAGCCAGAAAGTGACGTTTAAAGATGTGGCAGGACTTTCGGAAGCAAAAGAAGAGATACAGGAAATTGTAGAGTTCCTTAAAAACCCCAATAACTACACTAATCTGGGTGGTAAGATACCTAAGGGAGCACTGCTGGTAGGACCTCCCGGAACAGGTAAGACATTGCTGGCAAAAGCTGTTGCCGGTGAAGCCAACGTTCCCTTTTTCTCAATATCGGGATCTGATTTCGTGGAGATGTTTGTGGGTGTCGGCGCATCACGTGTGCGCGACCTGTTTCGTCAGGCAAAGGAGAAGGCTCCATGCATTGTGTTTATTGATGAAATTGACGCGGTAGGCAGAGCAAGGGGCAAAAACACCAACTTCGGCTCAAACGATGAACGTGAGAATACTCTTAACCAACTACTGACAGAGATGGACGGCTTCGGCTCCAATAGTGGCGTTATCATACTTGCAGCAACCAACCGTGCCGATGTGCTGGATAAGGCATTGCTGCGTGCAGGACGCTTCGACAGACAAATCTATGTGGAGCTTCCTGACCTGAATGAACGTAAAGATATATTCAAAGTGCACTTGCGCCCTATAAAAATTGATGAATCGGTAGATATTGAGTTCCTTTCTAGGCAGACTCCGGGTTTCTCCGGTGCAGATATTGCAAACGTATGTAACGAAGCTGCTTTGATTGCAGCACGTAAGAAGAAAAAATATGTTCAGAAAGAGGATTTCATGAATGCTGTTGACCGTATCGTGGGGGGACTTGAGAAGAAAAATAAAATCATCACTCAGAATGAGAAGAAGTCTATCGCCATTCACGAGGCAGGCCATGCCACTTTAAGCTGGTTCCTGGAGCATGCCAACCCGTTGGTAAAGGTAACGATAGTGCCCCGAGGGAAAGCACTGGGAGCAGCCTGGTACCTGCCTGAAGAGCGACAGATAACCACCAAGGAACAGATGCTCGACGAGATATGTTCCCTGTTAGGTGGAAGAGCAGCCGAAGAATTGTTTATCGGACAAATCTCCTCAGGTGCTATGAATGACCTGGAACGTGTTACCAAACAGGCCTACGCTATGGTCACCTACCTGGGCATGAGTGACAAACTACCCAATCTCAGCTATTACGATTCATCGGGACAGGAGTATATGTTCTCTAAACCCTACAGTGATGAAACAGCTAAGCTGATTGATGCGGAAGTAAAATCAATGATAGCCGAACAGTATGCCAGGGCTAAACAGATACTCTCCGACAAATCCAACGGACACGGACAATTAGCAAATATTCTTTTGGAGAAAGAGATTATTTATGCTGAGGACCTGGAACATATCTTCGGCAAGCGCCAATGGGTTTCACGCTCACAGGAGATTTTCGAGAACAAGAAAGAGACAGAAGAAGAGCCTGTACCACAATCGAAACCTGTTGGTTCAGGGGACATAGCTTCAATAGAATCACATTAA